A segment of the Nerophis lumbriciformis linkage group LG08, RoL_Nlum_v2.1, whole genome shotgun sequence genome:
gctcggcactcagcatcaagggttggaattgggggttaaatcaccaaaaatgattaccgggcgcggcaccgctgctgcccactgctcccctcacctcccagggggtgaacaaggggatgggtcaaatgcagaggacaaatttcaccacacctagtgtttgtgtgacaatcattggaactttaactttaactttaataaattaGGCCCCAAGCAAAAATACTTAAAagggtaaaaatatgttttttttctacaactaaaacacttctttgtggtctacatagcatgtGGTTCTTTGGCATAGACAATGTTTTGCTGACCAACttaaagccgctttctgacagttcaggatgcgccgctttgtgggcggtcttattcacgtgccATGACTTAAACTGCATCTTCTCCACGTCAGCTATGTCGTAGTTTTTTGCGTTTCCAATGGTAAGAGTTCCTCAGCTGTTCGATCGCATCCAGTGGAAATCTGGGGTTAAGTTGAGGCGTATAATGCTGCACAGCCAGAATCCATGCAGTTTGACAGCTTGCTTCACTTAAGCACATGGGAGAATTGGGCCCTAATTGCATAAGTCACTTTAAAAAGACTGGACCCAAATTAAAACAAGTTAAAAGGTATACCTATCTAAAGGAAGCTCAGTCGATCCAGTGCAGCCACTTCCTTTAAGCTGTTCCCACCAGCGTTTCAAAACGGAATTGATCCAAGTTAAACCAACGACGACATATCTGTGTTCACAAAAGACCAACACTTGCATTCATTCTGCGATTATGCTGCTGATTACAAGACTAGGACTTACTCTTCATATGGACTGATGAGGACATTCTGGACCAAGGGGAACAAGTCCACACAACAGCCGATAGTAATGCTGGAAGAGTCGTCCTCCATACTGCAAAGAAACGTTGACTAAAATAATATTTCTCTAACTTGTACTGGTTAGTCATGTGTTTACCTTTTGGTTATTAGGGGGAGAATGTCGACAAAGACACCAGTATCTTGGATTCTGTGCAGCAGAGACGAAAAGAGTATCAACTGTATGTTAGGCTCAAAATGAAAGGGGACCAATGAtgatttaatctacatttaaaacactgattatggtctagataatatgtattggatattgctccagtcacttttataacctgtGTTTTAAGTCAGTCTGCAAGATGTCCGtttctggaggcgttcccagaatGCAAATGAAACCATGTCCTACACTATCATAATttatgttttgaaaatgtaaactgTTTAAATATATGTCTTGAAGTCGTCACCGCAATTTTTTTCAGACatggtcgaaaataaacttcagaAAAATTGATGTAGAATCACCCGGTGACAACAAGCACTCTCTCTGATCGATTCAGCGAGTGCATAAAGACAGCTGTTTCAGCAGCAATTGTTTCACTGCATGTCACACGTCAGTGTTATTATGCCAGAATGCAAAACCCTGCAaaaagaggcatccaaaactgcgtgcaagttatggtttgatgctttggcattgtttaatacGAGTATctaacattgtaacatttatttgtCAAAAACAATGAATTTCATCATAGGTACCCTTTGAAGAAACATAAAATACCTGAAGAAGTATGTTAGCATTTCTCCAAAATGTCTCTGCCACAGTGTTAAGGCCACTTGGAGCCTCaggtttcttcctaggagcacttCACTTACTGTGCTGTGATCCCTTGTAAGCTGTAAAACAAAAAAGTTAACAAGAAATTCTATATAATTGACAACCTGATCTATTAACTGGTATTTCTGACCTCAGTAAGTGTCATGGAGTCAGCATCTTCAAAACCAGTCGTTCCCGTATTGTGGTGACTGTTTACATTTGCTGTCGACTCCTGATGGTCTATATCGAACATTTCTTGAGGAATTTTACTCTCCTTGTTTGCTGCATCAGGTGCTTTGCCTGAGCCAGACGGCTTCTTTCTAGCCACCCTCAGATGACGTGTCTTCCGCTTAGACGACACGACTCGCTTTACTCTGCCTGGATTGTTGCCAGAGTAATTAACTGGAAAcctgaaaaaagaggattattcATATCATGTCAACAATACGACACCGTAAAAGTTCATACTTCTTTTTGTTAAGCTCATCCTTCTGTGAGTGATCTGCCTAGAAATGACAAAAATGATTACACAATTATTGAGATGACTAACACAATGACACACAACCCGTAAGTTGAGGACAAAGTTCAGGAGAGACTCACCTTTTTCTTCCCAAGGGAGCAACTGACTGTGTAGTGGGTCGACTCATTATGCACGGTTGCATCAAGATATTGGTTTTCCCCACTGGAGCCCATTACTGAATACCTATAAAATCAAACACATAGATGCAAAAGTTTTAACTGTTACATAATTATGGTAGTTACAGGTATGACTTCTCAGGACTTTTTATATGAAAAAGAGGTGACAATGTTAGTAATTACAAACATGTGTGGTTCATCAGGCCTGGGTGATATGTTGATTTCATTGATATATTCGAGTTTTTTGCTGCAGacgatgtaaacatttttaaaatcgattttttttctctcctcttGCTCCGGCATACTTTTTGCCCCTCAGGAGCTTCCGTAGCTTGCACCGTTCCCTTACTTCCTTAGCGGCTCAcatagcaaaacatggctaatgctaacgctaacgtttgtttcaaagaaaagaaaagtgttgtcagtattTGGTTTTGCGGAAACAGGCGTGGAACATAGGACTCCATggtgcaaagtttgtttaaaaaaggcaTCCGCACAACAAACTTGTTCCAGCATCTGAAACCGAAGCCTCCAGCTGAGAAATACAATTATTTACGCTGTGAATAAGACACAACAAGAAGCAAAAACATCACCTTACTATGGTGAAATAATTTACACCAGGTATGTATGATGATGCCATGTATGACGAGAAAGAAGCACAATGCGTAGAGCCATCACAAAAGCAGTTGTTTAGCACAACGCCAAGTGTGTGACTGAAAAGGCCGTCGTTACTTTATTTACTTACTGAAACAAACTGTAGTCCTCTTAATGTtttacttcattatttatttggatacaatatataatactacatttttatttacagaagtatgtTATTCAAAACAGAAGTTTGCACTTTATAGACTtcaatcagtgttggcgctaggaattttcaaaatgggaccccatcaagtcataaaaacggggtcccacagtaaatttttggggtcccacttttttgtaaccgttttgaaaacaaatgatacatgttaattatcctgttatatcccacattctatattgtgttttggaaaaaggttgtcataaacattacttaattcattaaaaaaataattacaaaagaaaacaaatatttatgcatacgtaaatttattcagttataagtTAACTTTctactttccttcatggatctaaactttgccGCCGGCGGtaatttttctatatttttatttaataagttgtaggtgtatttatttcagtataaaagtgtaaaaagttgtttgcttcggtcatgaaattatgataatcctgtgccagggcatacatacattatttatttaacgcttaaatctctagagtctacatcaacttcagatttatccgtcaattctatttttttctttttctgccctttttgtcaaagaaaactatgttttttttgtcaaacacacaaaatatgcaaaatattccacaaaacatatttttcaaagtggaatatttgatgtgaagtaatcagagccttggataggttaatattatgttttgagcaatgaaagtttttaaagaaaaaaaacagctttgttttattagttaacattgcaactttttctaaattacatttcacctataaacttttttattccacttttgttatgtttttgtttatttgaatagtgttattggaatgtgccgtgggcctttaaaacattagctgcgggccgcaaatggcctccgggccacaATTTTGACATCActtctatagataataaaaaaattaaatctgataaatcttcggataaaaagcagagcctggcaacacatgcacgtttatcataacgcacAATCAGCAGCTGTGTTCCAATTCAGGGGCTGCATCCTTCCAAGGACCCAGCCCATGGGGTTGACAAAGTGTGGGTCCTGGCGAGAGTCCTCCAGCAGCGGCTGGAGTGATATTAATTGGGACAGTCTCGCCTCCACTTCCTGGTTACGTCAGTTGTCCCCACCCTTACATTTACGTCACGTATCTGCTGCTCAGTCACCCGAGGTTTACTAATGACGAATTGAAGAGAAGaatgtcaaatttttttttttttgtggtcacTTGGCCCTTCATCTTATTCCAGAGGAAGTGGCTAAGAGCTCACGGCACCGCCCAAGTCTTATTTCCCTGATCATGGAGATGTGTCA
Coding sequences within it:
- the LOC133611796 gene encoding KATNB1-like protein 1 isoform X2 codes for the protein MCSPMRGQHCWLLIAWFGHLRYSVMGSSGENQYLDATVHNESTHYTVSCSLGKKKADHSQKDELNKKKFPVNYSGNNPGRVKRVVSSKRKTRHLRVARKKPSGSGKAPDAANKESKIPQEMFDIDHQESTANVNSHHNTGTTGFEDADSMTLTELTRDHSTVSEVLLGRNLRLQVALTLWQRHFGEMLTYFFRIQDTGVFVDILPLITKSMEDDSSSITIGCCVDLFPLVQNVLISPYEEYVVVGLTWINSVLKRWWEQLKGSGCTGSTELPLDRTRIPGGGHTDGPQKDVPIAAEVHQKV
- the LOC133611796 gene encoding KATNB1-like protein 1 isoform X3, which gives rise to MGSSGENQYLDATVHNESTHYTVSCSLGKKKADHSQKDELNKKKFPVNYSGNNPGRVKRVVSSKRKTRHLRVARKKPSGSGKAPDAANKESKIPQEMFDIDHQESTANVNSHHNTGTTGFEDADSMTLTELTRDHSTVSEVLLGRNLRLQVALTLWQRHFGEMLTYFFRIQDTGVFVDILPLITKSMEDDSSSITIGCCVDLFPLVQNVLISPYEEYVVVGLTWINSVLKRWWEQLKGSGCTGSTELPLDRNFQVFNQRLLDLWHQEPQLKFLLGAAGEMAKAVESFLSQRT
- the LOC133611796 gene encoding KATNB1-like protein 1 isoform X1 — protein: MCSPMRGQHCWLLIAWFGHLRYSVMGSSGENQYLDATVHNESTHYTVSCSLGKKKADHSQKDELNKKKFPVNYSGNNPGRVKRVVSSKRKTRHLRVARKKPSGSGKAPDAANKESKIPQEMFDIDHQESTANVNSHHNTGTTGFEDADSMTLTELTRDHSTVSEVLLGRNLRLQVALTLWQRHFGEMLTYFFRIQDTGVFVDILPLITKSMEDDSSSITIGCCVDLFPLVQNVLISPYEEYVVVGLTWINSVLKRWWEQLKGSGCTGSTELPLDRNFQVFNQRLLDLWHQEPQLKFLLGAAGEMAKAVESFLSQRT